The genomic segment GGAAATTAATATCAATTATTTATATCAGGTACTTTATCAATCCGGAATTAAATATGGGGTCGATGAAGTGTTACTCAAAAAGTGTATTGACGATAAATTGTTTGATCAGAATATTGTTATTGCCAAAGGGAAACAACCGATTCAGGGCAGAGAAGCAAAATTGGAATTTTTTTTCGAAACAGATTCACAGAATTTGAAACCCAAAGAAGTTGAAGGAGAAAAAATTGATATTCACGCGCTTTCCAGCGTAAATTGTGTTACAAAAGATACTTTGCTCTTACGAAAATATCCGCAGGTTCTAAGTGAACCGGGAAGGGATGTTAAAGGGAAAAAACTGATCGTTTATGATGCGCAGGATGTGCATTTTAAAATCGGAGACAATGTGAGGTTGAGCGAAGACGGCCTGGAGGTCTATTCAAACGTGGATGGCTGTCCTCAATGGATTAATGAGACCATAAGCGTAAATACCCGCTATGTAGTAGAAGCCGATGTGGATTTTTCTGTCGGCAATATTGATTTTTTCGGCGATGTATTTATTAATGGAAACGTCCTCAGCGGTTTCCAGGTAAAAGCCACAGGAAGTATCATTATTCAGGGATTTGTGGAAGCCGCAAGAATTGAAAGCGGTCAGAATCTAAATATTTTAAGAGGTATTGCGGGTAGCCAGAATGCGTATGTGCAAGCAGCTCATGATATTTATGTTGATTTTGTGGATTCAGCTACTGTTGAAGCGGGCAATTCCATTTTTGTTAATAAGAGCATCAGGCATAGCAAACTGTATGCCGGCCACTCCATTTTTTGTGAGAAGGAAGAAGGTCAGCTTATAGGGGGAGAAATTCATGCTTGTAAAGTGATTCAAGCAAAAGAAGCCGGCACAGTTTACAGCACAAAAACCAAGTTTATTTTAGGTACCGATCCGGTGCTGATAAATGAGTTGAGCATGATTGACAAGGAACTGGAAACTGTTAAAGATGAACACGAAAAATGTAAGTCGGTACTCAATATGCTTTTTGAAAAAATAGAAAATCATAAGAGAAAACAAGACCAGTCACCTGAAAACCTTAAGCATTTTGCAGAGCAATATCTGAAAATAGCGGAAGTTGTCAAAGCATTTGAACAACGAAATCTTGAACTTAAGGGAAATAAAGAAATTTTAGAAAAAAAGATTAAGGCAAGCGGGCACGCCAAACTTTCTATAAGTAATAAAATATATCCCGGAGTTGAAATATTTTTTGACAAAAAAAGATTGTTTATTGATCAGGAACTTTCCTTAAAAACGTATAGAATAGTAAATGATGAGATAATAGAGGGTATATTCGAGAAAACAAATCCTTGAAAGCGCTTTTCTCAACAAGCAGAGAAAGCGGCTGAAATGGGGGTAACATCAAAGCCGCTTTCAATTTAAAAAGAAGGGTGGAATTATTTATCCGATAGCCAGAGGGCCTCTTTCTCCGGTACGAATACGGATACAATCGCTTAAATCCATTACGAAAATTTTGCCGTCACCGACTTCACCGGTTTTAGCTCCTTTAATGATAGCGTCAATTGTAGGCTTTACAAAGTTATCATTAACTGCGATTTCCAGACGAATTTTTTTCAAAAGGTTTCCTGTTTCCTTTGTGCCCCTGTAATATTCAGCCACACCCATTTGTCGGCCATGCCCAAGCACTTCGCTGACAGTTATCAGGTTAACTTCGGCCTTGTATAGCTCTTCTTTAACTTCTTCCAATCTGAACGGTTGTATTATGGCAATAATTAGTTTCATAGTTATCTCCTTTACTCCAGAACCGTATAGGCCCGCTCATTGTGTTCGCTGACATCCAGACCCATGGCTTCTTCTCTTTCCGACACTCTTATGCCGATAACCAAATCGATCCCTTTTATGATAATAAAGGTTATAATCAATGAATACAATGCTGAAACAATTGCGGCGAAAATTTGTAGTTTGAGCTGATGAGGATTTCCTCCATAGAAATAACCGGAATAAGCAGCCTGCACGGCAGGTGTGGCAAATAGTCCTGCAGCGATTGTGCCCCATGCACCGCCTACACCATGCACACCAAAAGCATCCAGGGCATCATCATAACCGGCCCAATTTTTAATGAATATTACAAATATATAGCAAATTATACTTACGAGAATACCTATAAATAAAGCTCCGCTTACATCAATAAATCCTGATGCAGGCGTTACCGCTGCAAGACCGGCAATGGCTCCCGTGGCTACACCAAGTATAGTAGGCCTTTTTAAGATTATCCAATCCAGAACAAGCCAGGTAAGTGCTGCGGTTGCTCCGGCTACATGAGTGACCACAAAAGCGTTTACAGCCAAGCCGTCAGCGGCCAGAGCGCTTCCTGCGTTAAACCCGAACCATCCGAACCACAGCAGTGCAGTACCCATAACTGTGAAAGCCAGGTTGTGCGGTGGAATAGCGCGAAGATATTTGCGTTTCCCAATAACCAAAGCTGCAACCAGTGCTGCAATCCCGGCATTGATATGCACTACAATACCTCCAGCAAAGTCAATTACACCCATTTTATACAGCCAACCATCAGCGGCCCACACCCAGTGTGCCACCGGTGCATAAACAAATAGTGACCATAAAACTGTGAAAACCAGAAAAGCTGAAAATTTCATTCTTTCTGCAAATGCGCCGATAATCAGCGCCGGTGTGATAACAGCGAACATACATTGAAAAATCATGAATAATTGATGGGGAATACGTGCGTAAGGCTGCGCAATTGTATAAGGACTTGGCTCGAAGCCCACATGTTTAAGCATTGCCCAGTCAAAGCTGCCAATAAATCCTGCCAATGATCCTTTGCCAGGGGCGAAAGCCAGGCTATACCCGCAGATAACCCATAACAGGGTTACCAGACAAAGCGAGATAAAGCACTGCATAAGCACACTCAGAACATTTTTTCGTTTAACCAGACCACCATAAAAAAAAGCGAGCCCCGGAACTGTCATGAGTAAAACCAGAGCGCTGGCCATGATTATCCAGGCCGTATTACCGGAATCTATAAAGGGTTTCATTTTACACCAACCTTTCAGTTAATGTTAAATATATATTTTCTATTGATAAATTGTCAAGATAAAGAATTAAGTTTAACAGTAAAAAATATAAAATTAGCTTGAAGATAATTTATAATAATAAATATTTAAGATTATTTTTTGTATTTTTAATGTATTTTATTCAATATTTTCATGATGAGTTGGTTGATAATAATTTTGAACAACACCGGATGTCCGAAATAACCACATTGTCATTGCGAGGAGCAAGTCTTCATTCTCGGACATTTTCATGGGAATGACTGTCATACAAAGAGAAAGCCCCTTACTGACAAATGAAAATCAGTAAGGGGCAACTGAAAGAGAGGGTGTTAAATTTATCAGCCTATAGCCGAGGAACCTGTTTCTTCAGTACGGATGCGAATACATTCTTTAAGGTCCATTACAAAGATTTTGCCGTCGCCGACTTCACCGGTTTTGGCCCCTTTAATAATTGCCTCAATAGTAGACTTGAGAAAATTGTCATTAACCGCGATTTCCAGACGGATTTTCTTCAACAGATTACCTGATTCTTTGGTGCCTCTGTAGAATTCGGTAACTCCCATCTGGCGACCGTGGCCCAGGACTTCGCTTACTGTAATCAGGTTAACTTCTGCCTTATACAGCTCTTCTTTAACCTCTTCCAGCCTGTAGGGCTGAATGATAGCGATTACCATTTTCATATGCGCACCTCCTTATAAATTTATATCCAACTGTGTGGTAAATGTCGGTTTTGCCACGTTATTGTAGGTGCCATAACCGAAAAGTATGGATGTATTGGTATCAAACATCCAGGAAAACCCATAGAACAATGAACCGAGAGAAGACTTGGTCCCGGCGTAATCTATACAAACCCACAGTTTGTCATTGATGGCCTTATCCCAGGTCAGGATCGGTCCGGCATTATCTTTTGCGCCGTTATCGGTAAGCAGATCAGGGTTTCCCATAAAATATCCAGCGGATAAGCGTCCGAATTCAAAATTTTTGGCTATCAGGCCATAGATAACATTTTGATTGGTTGCGCCGGCTTGTGTACCAAAGCCGAAAGCCCCTACCGCAACCGCTACCGGCAGAGTGCTGCTTTCGGGCAGCGCGTATTTGGCGTTAAATACAAAAGGTGAATCCTGCGGCAGAAAAATATCAACACCAATTTCGATTTCAGGACTTAAACCATAGGTAAGGCCCAAATCGGTAGGGAGAGCGTACCCTCCGCTGTTCGTCCCCTGAGTAGTGAAATAGTTGTCGATCCCCAGGTGAAAAGTTTTTGCTTTCTGGAGGTCAGTGCTGGGATTCCAGACTTGGGTCGACGGTGTAGCCAGCAGCATGCCGGCTATTGTTAAACTTAGTGATGCAAATAATATTTTTTTAAACATTTCTGTGACTCCTTTCTTATTCTATTACCGTATAAGCTCGTTCATTGTGTTCAGTAATATCCAGGCCCATTGCTTCTTCTGTTTCAGAAACTCTAACACCCATTATCAGGTCCAGGACCTTGTAGATGATAAGGGTTCCTGCGAAAGAATAGACCATGGTAATGCCAACTGCTATTAACTGAATGGTCAGTTGGTGGGGGTTACCGTAAAAAAAGCCCTTGTATGCAGATTGTACAAGCGGGGTAGCAAATAATCCGGTAGCGATAGCGCCCCAGATACCGCCGATTCCGTGTACGCCGAAAGCATCCAGTGCATCATCATATTTAAAAAAGCCTTTGATAACCACTACAAAGAAATAACAGACGATACTTACCACTGCACCTATAATCAGGGCTCCGGTAACATCGACAAATCCTGAAGCCGGGGTTATGGCTACGAGGCCGGCAACGGCTCCCGTGGCAGCGCCCAGCATTGTAGGCCTTTTATGCATGACCCAGTCTATCAGGGCCCACATAAGCGCGGCTGTGGCTGTAGCTACATGAGTTACCATAAATGCGCTGGCGGCTAATCCGTCAGCGGCCAGACCGCTTCCTGCGTTAAATCCGAACCATCCGAACCAAAGTAATGCGGCGCCGATCATTGTGAATACCAGATTATGCGGCGGTACGCCTTTCAAGTATCTTCTTTTCCCGATTATCAGAGCTGTGGCCAGAGCAGCCATACCGGCATTGATATGCACAACTGTGCCGCCGGCAAAATCCAGAGCGCCCAGCTTGAGGAGCCAGCCGTCTGCGGACCAGACCATGTGTGCTATCGGTGCGTAAATTAATAATGACCACAAAAATGTGAAAACCATAAAAGTTGAGAATTTCATGCGTTCGGCAAAGGCGCCTATGATCAGGGCCGGTGTGATGACCGCAAACATGCATTGAAAAAGCATAAAAACAAGATGAGGAATACGCGCTGTGGCTTGTGATATATAGTAGGGGCTGGGTTCCATGCCTACATTTCTAAGCATTGCCCAATCCAGGCTGCCTATAAATCCGCCCAACACTCCTTTGCCCGGACCGAAAGCCAGACTGTATCCTATTGTAACCCAAAATACGGTTACCAGGGCCAGTGTTAAAAAGCATTGCATAAGTACGCTTAAAATATTTTTTCTTTTAACCAGACCTCCGTAGAACAAGGCAAGTCCCGGAGCGGTCATGAGCAGGACCAGCGCTGAAGACATAAGCATCCAGGCGGTATTGCCAAAGTCTATATAGGGTTTTGGATCTGTGGCGACAGTATCATCTCCCAGGGCGAAGCCTGCAAATAAAACTATGAAAACTATTGTTAATAAACGAAAAAAACGATTCATTTTGTCCACCTCCTGCAGTTTGTAAGATTGGTTTACTAAGATTCGGTTGGTTCCCTGCTCCTCCTTTCTTTTTTAGTTAGTTATTATTTTATTAATATATTTGCTAATGTCAAGCAGTATTTTTTATTTTTACCGTAAATTTTAAAAAATAGCTTGATAAAATATTAATATTTAATAAATTATCGAATAATAATTAAAATAATTTCAGTAAAATATTAAAAATATGATTGATGTTTTGAAATTTAGCAGGATTTGTTGCGGTTGTGGTTAAAAAGAAGTTAATATTTATTGGGCACACTTCGTCAAGCTCAGTGTGACACATTATTTTTGTCATGTTGAGCCTGCTTGCCTTGACGTAGCTTTAGCGTAGGCGGGACGAAACATGCGTCTGTATTATATTGAGCTATGAGGAAGCATACTGTTTGCGAACAGCTTTATTAACATTATAATAGTTATCATGACTAAAACAGTTGAAGAAATAATTCAAATATTTAAAAAACAGAAAAATGAACATAATCTTGCTGGTATGGTCAGATTTGGTATTAAAACAGATAAAGCCTACGGTATTTCTATACCTGAGTTACGACAACTTGCAAAAAACATTGGCAAGAATCAGCAACTGGCGGATAAATTGTGGGAAAGCGGTATACATGAAGCGCGGCTCCTGGCTTGTTTTATAGCCAGGCCAGCTGAAATATCTCAGGTTCAGACGGAAGCATGGGTAAAGGATTTTGACTCCTGGGATATTTGTGACCAGTGTTGCAGTAATGTTTTTGACAAAACTCCCTGGGCTTATGATAAGGCCGATGAATGGAGCCGGCGCGAGGAAGAGTTTGTGAAAAGGGCCGGTTTTGTTATGATGGCTGCTCTGTCGGTTCATGATAAAAAAGCGTCGGATAGTAAATTTTTACCTTTTTTTGAACGGATTAAACAGGAAGCGGAAGATGAAAGAAATTTTGTGCGAAAAGCCGTTAACTGGGCTTTAAGGCAAATAGGGAAAAGGAACGTCGTTCTTTATGACGAAGCAATCAGGGTTGCAAAAGAGATTCAGAAAATTAATTCAAAAACAGCAAAATGGATTGCAGGCGACGCACTAAGAGAGTTCCGGAAAAAAGAAGCAAAATTTAAATAAAATGATGCTTTAAATTGATGATATCACGGTAGGGAATAACACCAATAAGTTTTTCCTCATGATCAGTCAGTGGAATCGCCCGAAAGCTGTAACGGTAAAACATACTTGCTGTTTCTCTTAATGTATTCTCCGGTTTCAAACTGATAACGTGAGTGATCATGATATTTTCCAGTTTTTCTTCCATATCTGCCTGCAACAATTCTTTTACATCCACTACACCAATGAGTTTTTCCTGATCATCAACAACATAGATATACATGACGACATCTTTATCTTTTGCTATATGGCGGAAATCATCCAAAACCTGTTTAACCTGAGTCTGCGGTGAAAATTTAAGCACATGCGGGGTGGCGAAGTTTATAATTTTTTCATCATGTTTATCAATCAGGAATTGTATTTTTTCTACCACATCTTTATCCATATGCAGAATAATATTGTCTGCGTCGGCAGCCGGAAGGATTGATAACACATCTGCTGCCTGGGCTGGTGTCATATCATTAATAAGTTCCGCAACGCGTCTGATGTCGATAGATGAGATCAGGTCTCGCTGAACACGCGGCTCAACTTCTTCCAGTGTGTCGGAAGCTTGTTCGGTGTCCAGCTGATTGAAGATGGCCAGACGATGTTCATGATCAAGTTCTTCCAGCATATCGGCCAGGTCTACCGGGTGAATGTCCGATAATTTTTCTTTAAGTATTTTAAGTTTTACATTGCCCTTGAAACTACTTAAATTTTCCGGTAAAGGTTGAATATAATTCCAGGATAGTGTTTCTTCCTTGATAATGTTAGCCAGGTTATAAATAAAGTTGGCCAGCCACTTAAAGCCGATGCGCCGTAATAACCCGTATTTACTAAAATCCACATCACTGACATACATTTTATTACCGCTTATAAAAAGTCTTACATCGTAAACAACTTCAACTTCATTATCATCAAGGTCCAGTACTTTTTTATCCAGCACATGGTCCTTTAATAAAATCTGATGCTCAGCAGGGTCTTTTTCGTATGGCTCCAGGTTTTCAATATCGATAATTATTTGGTTTTTGGTTGATTCTTTTACTTTTTCCCAGGGTACGAGCAAGGAGTGATAACCGAAGGGACGACGAATAAAAAATGTTGTCACTTCAGGGATTTTTTCCGTTTCAATAATAATCATATCCACAAGGCGACCTATGCGCTTGCCGTTCCATATTACTTTTGCTCCGATTATTTCACTGAGAAAAAATGTTTGCCCGGTCTTTAATGGTGGTTTGATGTTGTTTGACATTTCAGATAATCATGGTTACAAATTTATAAGCCAGCAAGCCTACTAAAAACAATAAATATAACCTTAGCATGAGTAAGGCGAATTTAACAGGTTTGGACATCTTTACCTTGGGTACATGATAGCGTTTGTTTATTTCTTTTATCTTACTGAAATTTTCAGTTATGAAGATATAAATTTTTTTATTAATAACATCGATAATTTTTAACATCAATAATTACTCCTTGTTCATCTGAACATATTCGGGAATATAATACTGATCCCATATAATGTTGATAATAATACTATTAATAAAACAATGCTTGTACCAACAATATTTTGTACCAGATTGTTGCGGTATTCACCCATGGTTTTTTCATCATTTAAGAGAAGAAGCAAAAAAACCAGTGCTGCCGGCAGCAATGTAACTGCGACAACCTGAACAAATAAAGTGATAAGCACCAGCGGAGCTTTAGGGATGAGCACTACAATTCCGGCAGTGACCAGAGTAATGAAATAATTGGCGTAAAACCAGGAAGCTTCCTTGATTTTGTTATTTAATGAATGTGCCCAGCCAAAAACTTCGCCGAAAGCCCAGGAGCTGGCTAGCGAAATACAGATTGCTCCCAGCAGACCGGCATCAAATAACCCGATGGCCAGCAGTGTGCCCAGATGACGGTTGAAGCCCATTAGTATATGTGAAGCCTGTGCCGCGCTTTCTATATTAAAGCCGACCAGCAACGTGCCGGTAACTATTACTATAAAAACAGCGACGACAACAGTTAATATAGAGCCAAGCAAAGTATCAAATTTTCCCCAGGGAATATCTTTTTCTTTCATACCTTTGTCCACTACCGCGCTTTGCTGGAAGAATAGCATCCAGGGAGCAATGGTCGTACCGATATTGGCCATCAGATAGAAAAAAAGAACACTATTAAAACCTCCGGGGAAATTAGGTATCAGTCCCTGAGTCAGGATTTTTGATACGGAAGGGTGGACTATAAACGCTCCCGGTATATATATCAGGTTCAGGGCACAAAAGAGCAAGGCTACCTTTTCCCATGTCCAGTATCTGCCGTTTAGCACCATGAACCACATAAACAGACAGACAGCGATTACAGTGAAATAGGGTGGAACACCAAAAATTTTTAAGGCTGCGGTCATCCCGATAAATTCGGTAACCAGTGTAAGCCAGTTAACAATAATCAGGTCCAACAGGGAAAACCAGCCCCAGAAAGCACCGAAACCGTCAAAAATTGCTTCAGCATGACCTCTTTTGGTAACAGCGCCCAAGCGGACAGTCATTTCCTGCACATAATAGGCAACCGGAACAAGCAAAAGTAAAAACCAGATCAGATGATAGCCGAATTTGGCTCCGGTGGCCGAATACGTAGTTATTCCGCCTGCGTCATTATCGGCGATCATGACAATAAGACCGGGACCGGAAAGGATCAGATATAACTTCACCGCTTTCCAGATTTTTCGATATTCGTAAAATAATTTTGGAAAGAGTTTCATATTTTTTCTCCGGTATCTAATGGTCAGGCCTCCCAAATTATAAATCGAGAAATCTTTTATGGCTAGGTGAAATTGCCGTATAGTGTAAAAAAATTATGTTACAAAATTTTTAGAAAATACATATTTTTACCTGANNNNNNNNNNNNNNNNNNNNNNNNNNNNNNNNNNNNNNNNNNNNNNNNNNNNNNNNNNNNNNNNNNNNNNNNNNNNNNNNNNNNNNNNNNNNNNNNNNNNCTCCGGTATCTAATGGTCAGGCCTCCCAAATTATAAATCGAGAAATCTTTTATGGCTAGGTGAAATTGCCGTATAGTGTAAAAAAATTATGTTACAAAATTTTTAGAAAATACATATTTTTACCTGATTGTTATTTTTTTGTCTCTCAGTTTCTGTGTCAGCGAAAATTATGTTAATAATATTGCAAGCCGGAACGAAACAAGAGTGCAGCCTGCCTGGTATCAGGAATTTCTGCGGCTACACTCGGACTATTAAAAGAAATTTATGATCAGTTTTATGGATCAGGATTTGATTGGTGGGATTTCACAGCGGATGTGGCGGGGATATGGATAGGCCAAACATTATAGATTATAATTTCAATATTATCACACTTCGTCCATTCGCCAGGCTCAGGGCAGGCTGAGCTCAGTGTGACAGTCATGCCGGGCCTGGTTTACCCTGAGCTTGTCGAAGGTGAAGCATGAGTTTAACGAGGAGGATCAATATGCAAATAATCAAGTATCTTTTATTATTCGGTTTGATTTCATTGAGCTTGTCGGTCGTCGACGCTGATTCTATTTTGGGTAAATGGTATACAGT from the Candidatus Margulisiibacteriota bacterium genome contains:
- a CDS encoding FapA family protein, which translates into the protein MLDKETIDKIKIILSADDMEAILFIPSDIAEININYLYQVLYQSGIKYGVDEVLLKKCIDDKLFDQNIVIAKGKQPIQGREAKLEFFFETDSQNLKPKEVEGEKIDIHALSSVNCVTKDTLLLRKYPQVLSEPGRDVKGKKLIVYDAQDVHFKIGDNVRLSEDGLEVYSNVDGCPQWINETISVNTRYVVEADVDFSVGNIDFFGDVFINGNVLSGFQVKATGSIIIQGFVEAARIESGQNLNILRGIAGSQNAYVQAAHDIYVDFVDSATVEAGNSIFVNKSIRHSKLYAGHSIFCEKEEGQLIGGEIHACKVIQAKEAGTVYSTKTKFILGTDPVLINELSMIDKELETVKDEHEKCKSVLNMLFEKIENHKRKQDQSPENLKHFAEQYLKIAEVVKAFEQRNLELKGNKEILEKKIKASGHAKLSISNKIYPGVEIFFDKKRLFIDQELSLKTYRIVNDEIIEGIFEKTNP
- a CDS encoding P-II family nitrogen regulator, translated to MKLIIAIIQPFRLEEVKEELYKAEVNLITVSEVLGHGRQMGVAEYYRGTKETGNLLKKIRLEIAVNDNFVKPTIDAIIKGAKTGEVGDGKIFVMDLSDCIRIRTGERGPLAIG
- a CDS encoding ammonium transporter, translated to MKPFIDSGNTAWIIMASALVLLMTVPGLAFFYGGLVKRKNVLSVLMQCFISLCLVTLLWVICGYSLAFAPGKGSLAGFIGSFDWAMLKHVGFEPSPYTIAQPYARIPHQLFMIFQCMFAVITPALIIGAFAERMKFSAFLVFTVLWSLFVYAPVAHWVWAADGWLYKMGVIDFAGGIVVHINAGIAALVAALVIGKRKYLRAIPPHNLAFTVMGTALLWFGWFGFNAGSALAADGLAVNAFVVTHVAGATAALTWLVLDWIILKRPTILGVATGAIAGLAAVTPASGFIDVSGALFIGILVSIICYIFVIFIKNWAGYDDALDAFGVHGVGGAWGTIAAGLFATPAVQAAYSGYFYGGNPHQLKLQIFAAIVSALYSLIITFIIIKGIDLVIGIRVSEREEAMGLDVSEHNERAYTVLE
- a CDS encoding P-II family nitrogen regulator, with the protein product MKMVIAIIQPYRLEEVKEELYKAEVNLITVSEVLGHGRQMGVTEFYRGTKESGNLLKKIRLEIAVNDNFLKSTIEAIIKGAKTGEVGDGKIFVMDLKECIRIRTEETGSSAIG
- a CDS encoding ammonium transporter, encoding MNRFFRLLTIVFIVLFAGFALGDDTVATDPKPYIDFGNTAWMLMSSALVLLMTAPGLALFYGGLVKRKNILSVLMQCFLTLALVTVFWVTIGYSLAFGPGKGVLGGFIGSLDWAMLRNVGMEPSPYYISQATARIPHLVFMLFQCMFAVITPALIIGAFAERMKFSTFMVFTFLWSLLIYAPIAHMVWSADGWLLKLGALDFAGGTVVHINAGMAALATALIIGKRRYLKGVPPHNLVFTMIGAALLWFGWFGFNAGSGLAADGLAASAFMVTHVATATAALMWALIDWVMHKRPTMLGAATGAVAGLVAITPASGFVDVTGALIIGAVVSIVCYFFVVVIKGFFKYDDALDAFGVHGIGGIWGAIATGLFATPLVQSAYKGFFYGNPHQLTIQLIAVGITMVYSFAGTLIIYKVLDLIMGVRVSETEEAMGLDITEHNERAYTVIE
- a CDS encoding DNA alkylation repair protein, with the protein product MTKTVEEIIQIFKKQKNEHNLAGMVRFGIKTDKAYGISIPELRQLAKNIGKNQQLADKLWESGIHEARLLACFIARPAEISQVQTEAWVKDFDSWDICDQCCSNVFDKTPWAYDKADEWSRREEEFVKRAGFVMMAALSVHDKKASDSKFLPFFERIKQEAEDERNFVRKAVNWALRQIGKRNVVLYDEAIRVAKEIQKINSKTAKWIAGDALREFRKKEAKFK
- a CDS encoding CBS domain-containing protein, coding for MSNNIKPPLKTGQTFFLSEIIGAKVIWNGKRIGRLVDMIIIETEKIPEVTTFFIRRPFGYHSLLVPWEKVKESTKNQIIIDIENLEPYEKDPAEHQILLKDHVLDKKVLDLDDNEVEVVYDVRLFISGNKMYVSDVDFSKYGLLRRIGFKWLANFIYNLANIIKEETLSWNYIQPLPENLSSFKGNVKLKILKEKLSDIHPVDLADMLEELDHEHRLAIFNQLDTEQASDTLEEVEPRVQRDLISSIDIRRVAELINDMTPAQAADVLSILPAADADNIILHMDKDVVEKIQFLIDKHDEKIINFATPHVLKFSPQTQVKQVLDDFRHIAKDKDVVMYIYVVDDQEKLIGVVDVKELLQADMEEKLENIMITHVISLKPENTLRETASMFYRYSFRAIPLTDHEEKLIGVIPYRDIINLKHHFI
- a CDS encoding divalent metal cation transporter gives rise to the protein MKLFPKLFYEYRKIWKAVKLYLILSGPGLIVMIADNDAGGITTYSATGAKFGYHLIWFLLLLVPVAYYVQEMTVRLGAVTKRGHAEAIFDGFGAFWGWFSLLDLIIVNWLTLVTEFIGMTAALKIFGVPPYFTVIAVCLFMWFMVLNGRYWTWEKVALLFCALNLIYIPGAFIVHPSVSKILTQGLIPNFPGGFNSVLFFYLMANIGTTIAPWMLFFQQSAVVDKGMKEKDIPWGKFDTLLGSILTVVVAVFIVIVTGTLLVGFNIESAAQASHILMGFNRHLGTLLAIGLFDAGLLGAICISLASSWAFGEVFGWAHSLNNKIKEASWFYANYFITLVTAGIVVLIPKAPLVLITLFVQVVAVTLLPAALVFLLLLLNDEKTMGEYRNNLVQNIVGTSIVLLIVLLSTLYGISIIFPNMFR